Genomic window (Prosthecobacter fusiformis):
TACGATACCCGCACGCTTGAGGCGTCCTACGTTGCCCGCGGCCAGGCGCAGCGCGTAGCGGAGCTCCAGGAGGCGGTGCATCAATTTCAGGCTTTAGCCCAACAACTGACTGAGAGTGCCACCATTCGAGTTGGCTCGCTCGTCACCCTCAATGACGAGTTTCTGCACTTCCTAGGTCCCGCTGCGGGTGGAACGGAAGTAACCATCGAAGGTCAAGAGATCCTCGTCATCACCCCAGCCTCCCCCTTGGGGCAAAAGCTAATGGGCAAGCAAGCAGGAGACACCGTCGAAATCGGCGGCGGCCGCTCCTTTCGTGTCTCCGCTGTCGTATAGCCCCCTCTTCAACTTGCTAACCCCCTGCTTGTGAAAGGCCGACTTATGAACGATGTTAAACAATGTTTTATCATTCGCTCTAAATGGTTCTCCTTCCATTCCCTTTTCCCCATCGGCTTCCCCAATGGGGAATTTCTTCCCCCTTTGTAACCTGCTGATAATGAATGTTTTACAGCATAAAATCCCCAGATGGGGAAAATTTTCACTTCTCCCCATTCCCCATTCACCGCTAAAACAATTCACCTGGTCGCGAAAACCATATTCACTGAGAAAATATTTATGGAAATTTGAATCTCCTTTCCCTTATATCACCAACGCCCTGATCCAATCTCAGGGTGAAATTTTTCTACCCTCAATCTTTTTACCCATCACTTCAAACCCGGAGCCACCTCAGTCGGAGGCACCGTTCCCCGATAGAATCACCCCTGGGTCCTCGTTTTCTGCGGGTTCAATCATCATGCGCTTTTCCTTTTTTCTGGCCCTCAGTTTGTTTGGCACCGTCCACGCTGCCGATAAAAAGAAAGAGCAGCCCATGACCCCTGGTGGAGTCTATCGCGCGCATGATATGAATAGGCCTCGGCCGCCGGTCATCACGCCGCCAAGCTTCGGCACTCAGGAAAAAGCAGGCACGCCGCCATCCGATGCCATTGTCCTTTTTGACGGCAAGGACCTCTCCCAGTGGAAGCGCGAGCCCCGCAAGGACTCCCCTCCCGGTGATGACAAACCCCAGTGGAAAATTGAAAACGGCTACATGGAAATCGTTGGCCGCAGCGGCAGTATTCGCACCCGTGAAGCATTCAAAGGCGATTACCAGCTCCATCTCGAATGGGCCACTCCGGCCGAGGTCGTCGGCAATGGCCAGGGCAGGGGAAACAGTGGTGTCTTCATCGCAGGTTTTCCGGAAATCCAGGTCCTCGATTCCTACCAAAACGATACTTACCCCGATGGTCAGGCCGCAGGTTTATACAGCAGTTATCCCCCCATGGTGAATGCCAGTCGCAAGCCCGGCGAATGGCAGACCTATGATATCTTTTTCGAGCGCGCCAAAAACGGTGGCAAGGCAAAACTCACCATCATCCACAATGGTATCGTGGTGCAGTACATGCGCGAATTCGACAGTACCGTTCAGGAAGGTGACCTGCTCCTTCAGGACCACCTCAACCCAGTGCGCTATCGCAATATCTGGCTACGCCCGCTCTTGGTTGATTCGGACAAATCCGGCACACCGCCCCTGGCAAAACCTTCCGCAACGCCTCAGCCTGTCAAAACTGCAGCACCCTCTGCGCCTCCTGCGTCAAAAGCTCCTACAGCCAAGGCCCAGGTCATTCGTCTGAAGACCATGACCGCACAGATGAAGTATGACCAGACAGAGTTCACTGTCCGTCCAGGGCAGCCTGTGAAAATCATCTTCGAAAACGGCGACGACCTTCCCCACAACATCGTCTTTTGCCAGCCCGGCACCGATACCGCCACCATGGCCATCAAGCAGATGGAAAACCCTGAGGCCGCCCTCAAGCGCAATTGGCTGCCGGATGATCCCCGCATCTGGCTCCACTCGAAGATGCTCAATCCGCATGAGACTGACACCCTCACTTTTTTAGCCCCAGAAAAAAACGGTGATTATCCCTTCGTCTGCACATTCCCCGGTCATGCTTTGACCATGAATGGCAGGATGAAAGTCATGCCCATGGGAGAAGGCCTGAAGGATCTCAAATATGCCCTGTATCTGGGTGCTTGGGACAAGTTGCCCGATTTCTCCACACTCACACCTCATCGTGAAGGTGTGGTTGAGGACAACCTCGTCCAGATCAAGCTGGACGATTATAAGAACGAGTTCGGCATTGTCTTCACCGGCCAGCTTCATGCGCCGAAGACAGGCAGCCACCGTTTCTACATCGCCGGGGATGACGGCGTCAGACTCAAGATTGATGGCAAGACGATTGTCGAGCATGACGGCATTCACCCCACGGAGATCAAGGAGGGTAGCACCCAATTGGACGCCGGTCCCCACGAGTTCCGTCTCGAATACTTCCAGGCCCAGGGTGACATCGCTGTCTTCGCTGCCTGGAAAGGCACCAACTTTGACGTCACACCCCTTTCTACCTGGATGCCCAAGGGCTGGGAAAAAGGTGCCAAGGGCAGGAAGAAAAACGACTTTGATCCTATCCCCCTTGTCGTGAAGGAAGCGCCGATTGTTTACCGCAATTTCATTGCCGGTGCGGGAAATCGTGGCATTGCCGTCGGCTACCCCGGTGGCGTCAGCATTGCCTGGAGCGCAGAGCAGATGAACCTCGCCCTTCTCTGGCGCGGTGCCTTTATGGATGCGTCCAAGCACTGGAACAGCCGTGGCGGCGGATATCAGCCTCCTTTAGGTTATGATGTCCTCAGCCCAGCATTCGGCCAGCCACTAGCCGTTCTAGCCTCGCCGGATGCCCCCTGGCCAGCCCTCCAGGAACGTGCTTCTGGTTATGCCTGGAAAGGTTATCGCCTGGATACCCAAAGACACCCCACCTTCATGTATGAATGGAACGGCCTGAAGGTGGAGGACCATAGCACCGCCGCGAAAGACCAGTTACAGCGCACCCTGAAGCTCACCGGTTCCATCCCTGCAAATACCTACCTCCGCCTTGCCACTGGCAAGATCGAAGCCAAAGACGACCGTTTCCTTGTGGACGCCGGTAAGCTCGACCTCGCAGGCCGTGGCTTTGAAAACAAGCTTCAGATCACCGCCCCCGGTGCCCGTATCATCGGCGAAAATCTCCTCCTCCCCGTCACCGGCAACGCGATCACCATCACCTACTCCTGGCCACAGTAAGTCCCTGCTGGAGAAAAGCCCTGCACGTATTAAATTGTCCCATGGAAACCCAAACGGAAATCAACGAATTGGCTGATGCCATCTACCGGGATCGTGTTTTGCGCGCCCGCGCGGAAGATCCGTGTGAAAAACTTGTGGATGGATTCCGCCTTTTTGAATACGCGCTGGGCATTACAAAGATGGGTGTACAGGCCGAGCTCAACACAATGGATGAGGAGGCTGTAATGAAGGGTGTTCAGAAACGCTTTGATATGGTGCGCAAAGTTCGGGAAAAGGGACTTTATCAGCCTTGGAAACCTGCGGCATGAGTACTCTCGAACAAGCGGCTGTCCTTATGCTCAAGGCTCTGCATGAGACGGGCATTCCTCATATGCTGGTAGGCGGATTTACCACCAATTATTACGGTATCGCACGTTCAACCAAGGATGTGGACATCGTGGTCGAACTTCCTTCCCGTGCACCTTTGTTAGAAGTGGAAAAGCGCTTGCCATCCACTTTTGAATTCGATTCGCAAATCACATTTGAAACCATCACGGGAAACCTTCGCCACATCGTTCACATCAAAGGCACACCTTTTGTTATCGAGCTTTTTGAACTGCGAGATGAACCTTTTCAGAAAGAGCGATTTCATCGGCGCAAGGAACTTTACGTTCCTCAATTAGACATCGTGGTTACCATTCCCACGGCCGAGGACGTGGTCATTCAAAAGCTCCGTTGGGGGCGCTCAAAGGACATTGATGATGCCCGTGACGTTCTGGCAGTTCAGGCGGACAGACTTGATTACGCCTACATTGAAGACTGGTGTCGCAAGCTGGGCCGGTTTGAAACTTACCAGCAGGTCCGTGCCACGGTGCCTAACATTTGATTATCCATGAAATCTGCCGTTCTCTTATCTCTTCTTGCAGTTGTTCCCCTTTTCGCCGCTGATCCGGTGGAGGCGGATTTTTACAAGATCACGACCTTCACCACGCCCACTGAGACTGCAATGGAAGTGGGCTCCGTGGAACTGCTGCCAGATGGCAAGCTCGCCTTGGGCACTCGCCGTGGGGAGATCTGGATCGTCTCCAATGCCCAGCAGTCCGATCCGGCAAAAGTGGAGTATAAGCTCTTTGCCTCCGGCCTTCATGAAGTGCTCGGCCTCGGGTATAAGGAAGGAGCACTGTATGCCACCACGCGCTATGAGATCACTCGCATCAAGGATGTAGATGGAGACGGCCGGGCGGATGTATTCGAAAATTTCAATGATGGCTGGGGCGTCTCCGGTGACTATCACGAATACGCTCTCGGCAGCCGCTTTGACAAGAATGGCGACCTTTGGGTCACCCTCTGCCTCACCGGTTCATTCACCAGCAAAGTACCTTTCCGCGGCTGGGCATTGCGAGTGAAACCCGATGGCACCTTGGTTCCGACTGCCAGCGGCATTCGGAGTCCAGGCGGTGTGGGTTTCGATGCCGATGGCGAGGTTTATTATGTGGACAACCAGGGCCCCTGGCATGGTTCCTCTACTCTCCAGCATCTCGTTCCCGGCTCATTCCAGGGCCATCCTGCGGGCAATGAATGGTATTCCATCGCGCCTAACATGGGGCCGCGTCCTCTGGATCCGGTTAAAGAAGCCTTCATCGGTGATCGCAAACGGGGTCAGCCGAATCCCGCAGGAGACAACGACCGGATGGTCATGGAACGCAAGCGCATCAAGGAACTCCTGCCGCCCGCCGTTTACCTCGTCCATGCCAAGATCGGCAACTCACCCACCTTCATCATCTGTGATGAAAGCCAGGGTAAGTTCGGGCCCTTTCAGAGCCAGCTTTTCATTGCCGACCAGAGTCACAGCAACGTCAGCCGCGTCTTCCTGGAAACCGTCAATGGCATCAAACAGGGCGTCGTCATCCCTTTCAGGGGCGAGTTCTCTAGCGGCCTGATTGGTGGGCGCATGGATGCAGAGGGTAAACTTTATACCGGTGGCAGTGATCGTGGTTGGGGTGCCCGTGGGGGGAAGCCCTTCTGCTTTGAAAAGCTCGAATGGACTGGCAAAGTGCCTTTCGAAATCCATGAGATGCATGTCAAACCGGATGGCTTTGAACTCACCTTCACCCAGCCCGTCGATGCAAAGACCGCAGGCGATATCGCCAGTTACTCAATGCGCGAATTCACCTATGCTTATCGCGAAGACTACGGCGGTCCTGAAGTAGATGAGATCATTCCCAAGATCACTTCAGCCAAAGTCGCAGCCGATGGCAAGTCCGTTTACCTCACCCTATCCCCTTTGACCCAAGGTCATGTCCATGAGTTGCACCTGGATGGCGTCAAGAATACCCAAGGCCAGCCCATCCTTCATCCCGTGGCCTACTATACTCTCAACGAGATTCCCAAGTGATAGAGTAAGACGGGGTATACGCTCAAATGCGGCCCCGTCTATAACCTCATGGAACTCGCGGGAACTGGCTGAAGTCTGGCTTCCGCTTTTCCACGAAGGCATTCTTGCCCTCCTTGGCCTCTTCGCTCATGTAATAGAGAAGAGTGGCATTGCCAGCGAGGTCAAGCAGGCCCATCTGGCCATCACAATCGGCATTCAAAGAAGCCTTCAGACAGCGCAGCGCCAGAGGGCTGTGCTCCAGCATCTCACGGCACCATTTGACGGTCTCCTCTTCCAACTTGTCCAGTGGTACCACGGTATTCACCAGACCCATGTCCAGCGCCTGCTGGGCATCGTATTGACGGCAGAGATACCAGATCTCCCGTGCCTTCTTCTGGCCGACAATGCGCGCCAGATAGCTGGAGCCGAGTCCACCATCAAAGGAACCCACCTTGGGGCCTGTCTGACCGAAGCGGGCATTGTCCGCAGCAATGGTCAGGTCGCAGACGACATGCAGCACATGACCACCGCCAATGGCGTATCCCGCCACCATGGCGACGACCGGCTTCGGCAGCGTGCGGATCTTGCGCTGCACATCCAGGATGTTCAGCCGTGGAACGCCATCATCACCAATGTAACCGGCATCTCCTCGCACCTTCTGGTCACCACCAGAGCAAAAGGCCAGGGGACCTTCGCCGCAGAGAATGATCACTCCCACCTCACGGTCCTCATGCAGAATGTCCAGGGCGATGAGCATCTCCTTCACCGTCTGCGGGCGGAAGGCATTGCGCACCTCCGGCCGGTTGATGGTGAGCTTGCCGATGCCGTCGGCGGTCTTTTCAAGCTTGATGTCCTGGAAGGTCTGGATGGTGTTCCACATGGGGAGGTCGATGGGTTAAACTCGGTTCAGCTGGGAGTTACGCCACGAAGTCCGTGTAAAGCTTCAGTTCATTGAGGCGGGCGGTCACGTCCTCCTTGGTGACGGTCTGCAGCTTGTGGGTGCTGAAGGCTTCACAGGTATAGCTGGCGGTGACACTGCCATGGACCACAGCGGTCTTCAGGTCGGCAAAGGTGGGCTTGGTCTTGCCATTGGCGGAAAGCCAGCCTGCCAGACCTCCGAGGAAGGAATCTCCGGCACCGGTCGGGTCGAACACGGAACTGAGAGGATAGGCGGCGCAGGCAAAGAAATCCTCCGGCTTTTCTCCGAAGAGGAAGCTGCCATGCTCACCACGCTTGACGATGACAAACCGCGGGCCTTTGGCCTGGAGGCGACGGCCAGCTTCGACGAGGTTGGTGGTCTGGGCGAATTCCTTGGCCTCACCGTCATTGATGACCAGGAGGTCGATCTTCTTGAGGACGTCATGCAGACGGTCATTGGCGATGCTGATCCACAGGTCCATGGTATCGGCTGTGATGAAGTCAGCTCCTGAGCACTGTTCCAGGGTCTGCATCTGGTTGTCCGGGCTCATGTTGGCCAGCACGGCGATCTTGGCAGCGGCTCCGGCAGTGGAAAGCTTCGGAGTCCAATGCTCCAGGACGTTGATGGCCACATTGTGAGTGGTGCGGCTGTTCATGTCGTCATGGTATTCACCACTCCAGGTGAAGGATGCACCTTCGCTGCGCTCCACGCCGTCCAGGGAGATGCCCTTGCTGCTCAGAAGATTCAGGTGAGCTTCAGGAAAGTCGTGGCCGATGATGCCGACAAGGTGTACTTCCGGGGTGAAGATGCTGGCGGCCAGGGCTGCATACGAGGCGGATCCGCCGAGCAGATTCTCCTGGGCATCCTGAGGAGTCTTGACGTTGTCCAGGGCGACGGTTCCGGCGATGATAACAGACATGGGATAGTTGAGCGTGTGGAATAGTTCTTGCGACGCTGCGCCTGACCTCGGTAGAGTCGGTGCAGATGGCGGCGGAGTATCCGTTGGCCCTCCCCTGTGTCAATGTCCTTCATCCCTGGCCTTTTTCTCCCATGAGATTTTCCATCTTCCTCATTACCCTGGCTTTGCTGCCCATGGTGATGATTTTGCATGGATGGACCTATACCGAAAAGCAACTTCCTGGTCTGCGTGATCAGGCGATTACCGCGCTGCGTGACCAGGGTATACGGTCCGTGGTCGTGGATATTCGTTATCTGGATCTGCGGATTGCCGGCGATGCACCCGATATGATCTCTTTGGAGAAGGCGCGGGCCGCCGTACGCGCCATTGGACCTCTGCGTGTGGTGTCGGATGAGCTCAATATTCCTGCCAATTTACAGGCTCAACAGGATGCAGACTCCCTCGTTATCAAGGGGTGGCTACCTACTGAAGATAATACGCATGAGGTGACCCAGCTCATCCGCAAGCTGCGTCCGGATCTGAACTTGAACACAGAGGAGCTTCGATCCAGTCCCATGGTTCGCTGGCCGGATGGCGAAAAAGCACCGCTGACAGCAGACAGCATCCTCATGATCCCCATTGTGGAAAAGCTGCGGGTCAGCCCCTGGCTGGACATCACGCAGGATGCGATGGGGCTTCGCCTCAAAGGTCTGCTTCCCGCCAATGGGCTCAGATCCGCTTTGGTTTCGGCGCTGAACGGTGAATCCGTGGAGACCCTGCTGGAGAGCACACATACGATTCCCTCAGCCTTTGCTGATCCGGCCACACTGATTCCCTTTGTGAAATACTTTTTCGATGGGACCTCCCAGCGTCGTTTTGCCATCAATGATCAGGGGGAGCCGTTGATCGAAGGAGCGGCGACACGGTCTTTGGAAAGTGAATGGTTAGCCCTTTTACGCCCCGTCACGGGTGGAAAAAAGGTGACTTCTAACCTCACCTTTTATCCTTCAGAACTGCATTTCCCAGGGCGTCAACTCGCCAGCCCACTGGTAGCTCAGCAAGCGGAGGCTTTGAAAGCGGCGCTCGCGGAGCAACTGATCAGCTTTGAGCCAGGTAGCTCGGTTTTGAGCTCGGGTGAACAGGCACGGCTTGCGGCGATGACCCCGCTTTTGTTGACTGCCGGCCCTGCGGTGCGTCTGGTCATCGGTGGCCATCCAAGCCCGGATGACAGTTCTGCGCGGCAGGAGAACCTGGCCAAAACGCGTGCAGAACAGGTCTATTCATTCCTAGTTGAACAGGGCCTGCCTGCCAGCGATGTACAAATTGTCGCTTTTGATTCAGTCCCGGCTGGCACGCCGGGCGCTCCTGGCCAGAGTGATAGTGTTGAGATATTGCTTCGTTAATTCCCTCTGAATGAAGTTCGAGTTCACATCCCTTGAGTCCGGACCGCTGGTGTATTTTTTAATGCACAGCGGAGCCTTCGTCATCGGCATGGCTCTTTTGTTTTTCATGCTGGGTCTGTGGTTTGGGGCTCTGACCTGGGGACGCTACCGCCGTTATAACCGCCGTCTTCAGGAGGAAGGCAATACTCTGCGGGAAGAGATCGCCGGGTTGAAAAGAAAACTGGCTGAGCAGGCTGTGCGCCCTTTGACGTCGGCTCCGCCGCCTCCCGTAAATCTGCTGACGGAGGTGCTGCCCTCTCCTGCGACGATCTTTCCAGAACGAGCGGCTGCCAAGATCACGATTCCCGAGAAAACGGAGGAAGCTGCGCCAGTCATTCCGTCTATCCCGGTAATTCCTGAGACGCTTTTACCCACCTCTGAGTTTCTTGGTGAGGCCGAGTCTCCACCAGCAAAGTCTAAACCTTCGCCCCGGTTGTTCATGCACCTTCCTGCCCCCCACACGAAGGATGTTTCCCATGAGCCTGTGGAGCCCTTTTCGTTCCTGCTGCCTGATGATGTGGATGTGCCTGTGGAAGAGTCGGAACCTGCTACGGAAGCGAAGGACGATACGAAAACTGAAGATTCTGAGCTGATGGGGATTGGCCCCGAGATCGGTTTCATGATGGATTCTGATGAGACTGATCTTGAGGACTCGGCTTCGGCTCCGTCACCTGTGATCCCGGAAAATGATCCGGCCCTGGGCTTGATTTTTAAAGAGCCGCCGCCGGATGCGGATGACCTGACGCGACTGCAAGGCATTTCACCGGCTTTGCAAATTCGGCTTCAGGAAATGGGCGTGTACCGGTTTGAGCAGATTTCGACATGGAATCAGTCGCAGGTACGGGAGTTCTCCCGACGGCTAGCATTCAAGGATCGCATTGAGCGCGAGCGCTGGGTGGATCAAGCGCGGCGATTGTCGGACGCGGGCAGCGAGAAGGTTTTTTTGCAGGGCTAGCCGGTTCTCGTTTCCGGGCACTGAGACGTGGTTGAATAAGGATTCCTTCGACTTTTATGGTTTTGGCAAGCAACGGCTTCTTTCATTTTGGAGTAAGTGGGGAAACATACGAGTGGCGGGTGTCGAGGTTGCACCAAGTTCACAGCCTGATAACAATGTGAATAGATACGGAATGGATTTTTGGAATGCGTTTGCTTGCCTCCAACGGGAAAATTGATGCAAACTTTAATATTTGCGATTTTATCAAAGATTTAGACACTATTGTGGAAAGTTAAGTATGAAATCAGATAGACTCCGCCGATTTCTTATTGAGTTGGCAGTTATTGTTGTGTCTAGCTTGTGGTTGATTGCAATGGGTGGACGACTTAATGACACTTTACTATCGAGTTGGTTTTTGCCAGCGATCATCCTGGACACAGTCAAAGAGGATATGAACTTCTCATTAAATGCATTTCCGTGGCTTTTTATCTTCCCTGTCTTCACGATATTGACACTTTGGATAGGAAGTAAAAATCGAACTGCCGCCATTTTTGTAACGTTTTGGTTTTTGCTAAACATTTTTTTTGGCATATCTTTCTTACTGAGATATGACGGGCACTCCTAAAAGCAGCTATCTTTATCCATGAGCAAGGCTATGAGCTTTCGGCCATGGAAAAGATGCCAGTCATGAGTGCGTGTTGAGTTGTACTTGTCACCCCATGTTTTACACCTTCTCAGACGGCCTAAAATCAACGATCCCCTGCCTTAACTGAGTGCCATTCATGCCTGACATCTTTTTCACCCATGAATCAACGAACAATAGCAACTTTGAATGAATTGAGGCACCTTGAATGGTTCACGAAATGTGGTG
Coding sequences:
- a CDS encoding GreA/GreB family elongation factor, which translates into the protein MTKTAVLTALQIVLAEELEVLTRGARASFAAATDPDSKAENKYDTRTLEASYVARGQAQRVAELQEAVHQFQALAQQLTESATIRVGSLVTLNDEFLHFLGPAAGGTEVTIEGQEILVITPASPLGQKLMGKQAGDTVEIGGGRSFRVSAVV
- a CDS encoding family 16 glycoside hydrolase, with amino-acid sequence MRFSFFLALSLFGTVHAADKKKEQPMTPGGVYRAHDMNRPRPPVITPPSFGTQEKAGTPPSDAIVLFDGKDLSQWKREPRKDSPPGDDKPQWKIENGYMEIVGRSGSIRTREAFKGDYQLHLEWATPAEVVGNGQGRGNSGVFIAGFPEIQVLDSYQNDTYPDGQAAGLYSSYPPMVNASRKPGEWQTYDIFFERAKNGGKAKLTIIHNGIVVQYMREFDSTVQEGDLLLQDHLNPVRYRNIWLRPLLVDSDKSGTPPLAKPSATPQPVKTAAPSAPPASKAPTAKAQVIRLKTMTAQMKYDQTEFTVRPGQPVKIIFENGDDLPHNIVFCQPGTDTATMAIKQMENPEAALKRNWLPDDPRIWLHSKMLNPHETDTLTFLAPEKNGDYPFVCTFPGHALTMNGRMKVMPMGEGLKDLKYALYLGAWDKLPDFSTLTPHREGVVEDNLVQIKLDDYKNEFGIVFTGQLHAPKTGSHRFYIAGDDGVRLKIDGKTIVEHDGIHPTEIKEGSTQLDAGPHEFRLEYFQAQGDIAVFAAWKGTNFDVTPLSTWMPKGWEKGAKGRKKNDFDPIPLVVKEAPIVYRNFIAGAGNRGIAVGYPGGVSIAWSAEQMNLALLWRGAFMDASKHWNSRGGGYQPPLGYDVLSPAFGQPLAVLASPDAPWPALQERASGYAWKGYRLDTQRHPTFMYEWNGLKVEDHSTAAKDQLQRTLKLTGSIPANTYLRLATGKIEAKDDRFLVDAGKLDLAGRGFENKLQITAPGARIIGENLLLPVTGNAITITYSWPQ
- a CDS encoding nucleotidyltransferase, coding for MSTLEQAAVLMLKALHETGIPHMLVGGFTTNYYGIARSTKDVDIVVELPSRAPLLEVEKRLPSTFEFDSQITFETITGNLRHIVHIKGTPFVIELFELRDEPFQKERFHRRKELYVPQLDIVVTIPTAEDVVIQKLRWGRSKDIDDARDVLAVQADRLDYAYIEDWCRKLGRFETYQQVRATVPNI
- a CDS encoding DUF7133 domain-containing protein, whose product is MKSAVLLSLLAVVPLFAADPVEADFYKITTFTTPTETAMEVGSVELLPDGKLALGTRRGEIWIVSNAQQSDPAKVEYKLFASGLHEVLGLGYKEGALYATTRYEITRIKDVDGDGRADVFENFNDGWGVSGDYHEYALGSRFDKNGDLWVTLCLTGSFTSKVPFRGWALRVKPDGTLVPTASGIRSPGGVGFDADGEVYYVDNQGPWHGSSTLQHLVPGSFQGHPAGNEWYSIAPNMGPRPLDPVKEAFIGDRKRGQPNPAGDNDRMVMERKRIKELLPPAVYLVHAKIGNSPTFIICDESQGKFGPFQSQLFIADQSHSNVSRVFLETVNGIKQGVVIPFRGEFSSGLIGGRMDAEGKLYTGGSDRGWGARGGKPFCFEKLEWTGKVPFEIHEMHVKPDGFELTFTQPVDAKTAGDIASYSMREFTYAYREDYGGPEVDEIIPKITSAKVAADGKSVYLTLSPLTQGHVHELHLDGVKNTQGQPILHPVAYYTLNEIPK
- the menB gene encoding 1,4-dihydroxy-2-naphthoyl-CoA synthase: MWNTIQTFQDIKLEKTADGIGKLTINRPEVRNAFRPQTVKEMLIALDILHEDREVGVIILCGEGPLAFCSGGDQKVRGDAGYIGDDGVPRLNILDVQRKIRTLPKPVVAMVAGYAIGGGHVLHVVCDLTIAADNARFGQTGPKVGSFDGGLGSSYLARIVGQKKAREIWYLCRQYDAQQALDMGLVNTVVPLDKLEEETVKWCREMLEHSPLALRCLKASLNADCDGQMGLLDLAGNATLLYYMSEEAKEGKNAFVEKRKPDFSQFPRVP
- a CDS encoding PfkB family carbohydrate kinase, producing MSVIIAGTVALDNVKTPQDAQENLLGGSASYAALAASIFTPEVHLVGIIGHDFPEAHLNLLSSKGISLDGVERSEGASFTWSGEYHDDMNSRTTHNVAINVLEHWTPKLSTAGAAAKIAVLANMSPDNQMQTLEQCSGADFITADTMDLWISIANDRLHDVLKKIDLLVINDGEAKEFAQTTNLVEAGRRLQAKGPRFVIVKRGEHGSFLFGEKPEDFFACAAYPLSSVFDPTGAGDSFLGGLAGWLSANGKTKPTFADLKTAVVHGSVTASYTCEAFSTHKLQTVTKEDVTARLNELKLYTDFVA
- a CDS encoding OmpA family protein, which codes for MRFSIFLITLALLPMVMILHGWTYTEKQLPGLRDQAITALRDQGIRSVVVDIRYLDLRIAGDAPDMISLEKARAAVRAIGPLRVVSDELNIPANLQAQQDADSLVIKGWLPTEDNTHEVTQLIRKLRPDLNLNTEELRSSPMVRWPDGEKAPLTADSILMIPIVEKLRVSPWLDITQDAMGLRLKGLLPANGLRSALVSALNGESVETLLESTHTIPSAFADPATLIPFVKYFFDGTSQRRFAINDQGEPLIEGAATRSLESEWLALLRPVTGGKKVTSNLTFYPSELHFPGRQLASPLVAQQAEALKAALAEQLISFEPGSSVLSSGEQARLAAMTPLLLTAGPAVRLVIGGHPSPDDSSARQENLAKTRAEQVYSFLVEQGLPASDVQIVAFDSVPAGTPGAPGQSDSVEILLR